The Hemibagrus wyckioides isolate EC202008001 linkage group LG15, SWU_Hwy_1.0, whole genome shotgun sequence genome window below encodes:
- the agmat gene encoding agmatinase, mitochondrial produces the protein MNMRLIRELRSCVVFMRGQLVGVSGNGIGNGNLKVTPRRMMSGKTYNVPPSSEFVARVSGIATMAKLPYQETAEGLDAAFIGVPIDTGTSNRPGTRFGPRQIRAESVILRNYSGTGAAPWESMMVADIGDVNVNLYDIKDTCKRIREMYRKVMVNGCIPLTLGGDHTISYPILQAVAEKHGPVGLIHVDAHADTGDMSLGVKITHGTPFRRCVEEGLLDCKRVAQIGLRGTGYTPDAYSWSREQGFRVVRAEECWYKSLVPLMTEVRAQMGKGPVYLSFDIDALDPAFAPGTGTPEIAGLTPIQGLEIVRGCRGLNLVGCDLVEVSPPYDNTGNTAITAANLLFEMLCVLPKIKYY, from the exons ATGAACATGAGACTAATCCGCGAGCTCAGATCATGCGTGGTGTTCATGCGGGGTCAGCTGGTCGGTGTGAGTGGGAATGGTATTGGGAATGGAAATCTGAAAGTCACACCGAGGAGGATGATGTCCGGCAAAACATACAATGTTCCTCCGAGCAGTGAGTTTGTCGCGCGAGTGTCCGGAATCGCCACCATGGCCAAGTTACCGTATCAGGAAACAGCCGAGGGTCTGGACGCAGCTTTCATCGGAGTGCCCATCGACACCGGGACCTCCAACCGCCCCGGAACTAG GTTTGGTCCTCGGCAAATCAGAGCCGAATCGGTGATACTCAGGAATTACTCTGGCACAGGAGCTGCGCCCTGGGAGTCCATGATGGTTGCGGATATCGGCGACGTCAATGTGAACCTGTACGACATAAAAGACACCTGCAAGCGGATTCGTGAGATGTATCGCAAAGTGATGGTGAATGGCTGCATACCGCTTACTCTGG GGGGAGATCACACGATTTCGTACCCGATTCTCCAGGCCGTGGCAGAAAA ACATGGACCGGTGGGTCTGATCCATGTGGATGCTCACGCTGACACGGGCGACATGTCCCTGGGGGTGAAGATCACTCACGGCACACCGTTCAGACGCTGCGTGGAGGAGGGGCTCCTTGACTGTAAGCGCGTGGCTCAGATCGGCCTCCGAGGAACCGGCTATACGCCAGACGCCTACTCCTGGAGCAGAGAACAG GGTTTCCGGGTGGTCCGAGCGGAAGAGTGTTGGTACAAATCTCTGGTGCCGCTCATGACCGAAGTTCGGGCTCAGATGGGCAAAGGGCCCGTGTACCTCAGCTTTGATATCGATGCTTTGGATCCTGCGTTTGCCCCTGGCACTGGAACACCTGAGATCGCAGGCCTCACACCTATTCAG GGACTGGAGATCGTTCGAGGCTGCCGAGGTTTGAATCTTGTTGGCTGTGACCTGGTGGAGGTTTCCCCACCGTACGACAATACAG GAAACACGGCAATAACTGCAGCCAACCTGCTTTTCGAAATGCTTTGCGTCCTTCCGAAGATAAAATACTACTAA
- the pink1 gene encoding serine/threonine-protein kinase PINK1, mitochondrial produces MSVKHALSRGLELGRSLFQLGILKPAARIAVKFRGERLRVSQPGRTVQPRTFLPARYRYYRTSLSGLAAQLQSAGFRRLIGGGSPRNRAVFLAFGVGLGLIDQQLDEDRRSAATCQEIQALFMKKKEKFQSPVKPFSCGYKLEDYVIGKQIGKGCNAAVYEAAAPFAPLVTNKCSLVELKQIGEETDLTEPLKPPSSNSYPLAVKMMWNIGAGSSSEAILNAMSQELVPASPQALRKEKEELVLSGHFGETPKRVTPHPNVIRVYRAFTAEVPLLPDALEEYPAALPARLNPAGLGNNHTLFLVMKNYPCTLHQYLQVCVPGSRHGSMMLLQLLEGVDHLCRQGIAHRDLKSDNILLEFDSAGCPRLVITDFGCCLAEECLGLKLPFTSRYVYRGGNSCLMAPEVATAEPGPGVEIDYSKADAWAVGAIGYEIFGQPNPFYSNTGLESRSYQEKQLPLLGSSVPLDVQLVVRLLLRRNPNKRPTARVAANILHLSLWGKRALASLNPASLGKIADWLLCHSAVVLLKGCGGGSSVEAELQRGFLTNLDLEELRMAAGYLMCGLQLSAER; encoded by the exons ATGTCGGTTAAACACGCTCTTAGTCGTGGGTTGGAGTTGGGAAGATCGCTTTTCCAGCTCGGAATCCTAAAACCTGCGGCACGAATTGCAGTTAAGTTCCGAGGTGAGCGCCTGCGGGTGAGTCAACCAGGCCGCACCGTCCAGCCTCGGACTTTCCTGCCTGCACGTTACCGGTATTACCGCACGTCCCTCAGCGGCCTCGCAGCGCAGCTCCAGTCCGCCGGTTTCAGGAGGCTGATAGGAGGCGGCTCTCCGAGAAACCGAGCCGTTTTTCTGGCTTTCGGTGTCGGTTTGGGTTTGATCGATCAACAGCTGGACGAAGACCGACGGAGCGCAGCAACATGCCAGGAAATCCAG GCGTTATtcatgaagaagaaggagaaatttCAGAGCCCTGTAAAACCATTCTCCTGTGGATATAAACTGGAGGACTACGTGATCGGGAAGCAGATAGGAAAAGGCTGCAATGCTGCTGTCTACGAGGCTGCAGCTCCGTTTGCCCCCCTTGTGACAAACAAGTGTTCCCTGGTAGAGCTAAAACAAATCGGAGAAGAAACTGACCTCACAGAACCTCTAAAACCCCCCAGTTCAAACAGCTACCCCCTGGCTGTGAAGATGATGTGGAATATCGGG GCAGGTTCTTCAAGCGAGGCGATCCTTAATGCCATGTCCCAAGAGCTGGTCCCTGCGAGTCCTCAGGCtttgaggaaagaaaaagaagagcttGTCCTGAGTGG TCATTTTGGAGAAACTCCCAAGAGAGTAACACCCCACCCCAACGTGATCCGTGTGTATCGTGCCTTCACGGCTGAGGTACCGCTTCTTCCTGATGCTTTAGAAGAGTACCCTGCTGCCCTGCCTGCCAGACTCAACCCCGCCGGCCTGGGCAACAACCACACACTCTTTCTGGTCATGAAGAA TTACCCATGTACCCTGCACCAGTacctgcaggtgtgtgtgccaGGCTCCAGACATGGCTCCATGATGCTCCTGCAGTTGCTGGAGGGTGTGGATCACCTGTGCAGACAGGGCATCGCTCACAGAGACCTCAAATCTGATAACATCCTCCTGGAGTTTGACTCTG CGGGTTGCCCCAGGCTGGTCATCACAGACTTTGGCTGCTGCCTGGCGGAAGAGTGTTTAGGACTGAAACTGCCCTTTACCAGTCGCTATGTGTACCGAGGAGGGAACTCCTGCCTCATGGCACCAGAG GTGGCCACAGCCGAGCCTGGCCCCGGTGTAGAGATCGATTACAGTAAGGCAGATGCATGGGCAGTGGGAGCCATCGGTTATGAGATCTTCGGTCAGCCGAACCCGTTTTACAGCAACACGGGCTTGGAAAGCCGCAGTTATCAGGAGAAACAGCTGCCCCTCCTGGGTTCCAGCGTGCCCTTGGATGTGCAGTTGGTGGTGAGGCTGCTTCTGCGCAGGAACCCTAACAAG CGTCCAACTGCACGTGTTGCTGCCAACATCCTGCACCTGAGCCTGTGGGGCAAACGTGCATTAGCCAGCCTGAACCCTGCCAGCTTGGGGAAGATAGCCGACTGGCTGCTGTGTCACTCAGCTGTGGTTCTTCTGAAAGGCTGTGGGGGCGGCTCCTCAGTGGAGGCCGAGCTCCAGAGAGGATTCCTCACCAACCTGGATCTGGAGGAGCTTCGCATGGCGGCAGGATACCTCATGTGTGGACTACAGCTGTCAGCTGAGCGTTAG
- the dnajc16 gene encoding dnaJ homolog subfamily C member 16, whose translation MLCLNLQSVLILCILLAGVQGDSEDFDPYKILGVTKSASQAEIKKVYKRLAKEWHPDKNKSPEAEDMFIKITKSYEILSNEEKRANYDRYKQTNSQPYGPHGFRHFHNNFYFDESFFNFPFTNKGSRDSTDSKYTLHYNQYVNEIVPDSFKRPYLIKITSDWCFSCVHMDPVWREAVQELEPLGVGIGVVDVGYERRLVNHLGAHRTPSILGVINGKVAFFNYALAKEHLMQFVEDLLPQRLVEKVTDRNDRDFLKSWYDVNKPHVLLFDQVPAVPLLYKLTAFAYKDYVQFGYVDQGLSETANLLKQYNINTYAPTMLVFKENTDKPADIIQAKGMKKQIIDEFISNNKFLLAPRLVNQKVFDELCPIKQFHRRRKYCVLLITGEEEVFVPGNKAFLSLASANTEEVLRFAYVYQRQQQPLCAVLLKNRDTPPQVVILERRNGAGKVLYKPVQGGWNGSEEDKHRLLEELERLRKDPSILTHDAMLPELNNEFASMFLIRWIYAAYDYLSEIIDDVLHNNWREMMPLLSLIFSALFILFGTVIIQAFSDSGEEKQTKPKAKEAAKTQNGSPSTANTSSRPPKKNFVEVTELTDITYISNLVKLRPGHINVVLVLTDATKNILLSKFAKEVYSFTGSQTLHFSFLNVDKHNEWMSTLLEYAQDAMQLEADEEEEASNRKTDYTGYVLALNGHKKYLCLFKPVYTGEDANSRPEEEAGSSRSRSSSRDDHQHRKGGARSRSTTLHIHHKLDRLGLWMERLMEGTLPRYYIPAWPGLDKITVNK comes from the exons GCATCCAGACAAAAACAAGAGTCCAGAAGCAGAAGACATGTTCATTAAGATTACCAAATCCTATGAG ATCTTATCCAATGAAGAAAAAAGAGCCAATTATGATCGCTACAAGCAGACCAACTCCCAGCCTTATGGGCCGCATGGCTTCCGTCATTTCCACAACAACTTCTACTTCGACGAGTCCTTCTTCAACTTTCCCTTTACCAACAAGGGCAGCCGTGATTCCACCGATAGCAAGTACACCCTGCATTACAACCAGTATGTCAACGAAATTGTACCTGACAGCTTCAAAAGACCGTATCTGATCAAGATCACCTCAGACTGGTGCTTCAGCTGCGTTCACATGGATCCCGTGTGGAGGGAGGCGGTGCAGGAGCTCGAGCCTCTCG GTGTAGGAATAGGCGTGGTCGACGTCGGCTATGAGAGACGCCTGGTGAATCATCTGGGCGCTCACCGCACTCCTTCCATACTCGGCGTCATCAATGGAAAAGTGGCTTTCTTTAACTATGCTCTGGCCAAGGAGCACCTCATGCAGTTTGTGGAGGACCTGCTTCCTCAGAGACTGGTGGAGAAG GTCACTGACCGGAATGACCGTGATTTTCTGAAGAGTTGGTATGATGTTAACAAGCCACACGTTCTACTTTTTGACCAAGTGCCTGCGGTTCCTCTGCTGTATAAG CTGACAGCATTCGCCTATAAAGACTATGTGCAGTTTGGCTACGTTGACCAGGGTCTGTCTGAGACGGCCAACCTGCTCAAGCAGTACAACATCAATACTTACGCTCCAACCATGCTCGTCTTCAAGGAGAACACAGATAAACCGGCCGACATTATCCAG GCAAAAGGgatgaaaaaacaaataattgatGAATTCATCTCCAACAACAAATTTCTCCTCGCCCCTCGTCTGGTGAATCAGAAGGTCTTCGATGAGCTCTGCCCTATCAAGCAATTCCATCGGCGCAGAAA aTACTGTGTTCTGCTCATCACTGGGGAGGAGGAAGTCTTTGTCCCAGGAAACAAAGCTTTCTTGTCTCTGGCCTCCGCGAACACTGAGGAGGTTCTACGCTTTGCATATGTGTACCAACGCCAGCAGCAGCCTCTGTGTGCTGTGCTGCTGAAAAACAGAGACACTCCACCACAG GTGGTAATCCTGGAGCGGCGTAACGGGGCCGGTAAGGTTCTCTACAAGCCTGTCCAGGGTGGTTGGAACGGCAGTGAGGAGGACAAACACAGGCTGCTGGAGGAGCTGGAGCGGCTACGGAAAGACCCCTCCATTCTTACCCATGATGCCATGCTGCCTGAGCTCAATAACGAGTTCGCTTCA ATGTTTTTAATCAGATGGATTTATGCAGCGTACGATTACTTGTCTGAAATTATTGATGATGTTCTCCACAATAATTG GCGTGAAATGATGCCTCTGCTGTCTCTGATATTCTCTGCACTGTTCATCCTGTTCGGCACAGTGATTATTCAGGCTTTCAG TGATTCTGGTgaggaaaaacagacaaaaccaaAGGCAAAAGAAGCAGCAAAGACCCAGAATGGCTCACCAAGCACAGCCAACACTTCCAG CCGACCACCAAAGAAGAACTTTGTGGAGGTGACTGAGTTAACGGACATCACTTACATCAGTAATTTAGTAAAGCTGAGACCAGGCCATATCAACGTGGTGCTGGTGCTTACAGACGCAACCAAAAACATCCTGCTCAGCAAATTCGCCAAGGAGGTTTACTCCTTCACTGG GAGCCAGACGCTGCATTTTTCCTTCCTGAATGTGGATAAGCACAACGAGTGGATGTCTACCCTGCTGGAATACGCCCAGGACGCCATGCAGCTGGAggcagatgaggaggaggaggccaGCAACCGCAAGACGGACTACACGGGCTACGTGCTGGCGCTAAACGGTCATAAGAAGTACCTGTGTCTGTTCAAGCCAGTGTACACGGGCGAGGACGCTAACAGCAGGCCGGAGGAGGAGGCAGGGAGCTCCAGATCCAGGTCAAGCTCCAGAGATGACCACCAGCACAGGAAAGGAGGGGCACGCTCACGCTCCACAACTCTCCACATCCACCACAAATTGGACCGTCTGGGCCTGTGGATGGAACGGCTGATGGAGGGCACGCTACCTCGCTACTACATCccggcctggcctggcctggacAAGATTACGGTCAATAAGTAG